A portion of the Podospora pseudoanserina strain CBS 124.78 chromosome 2, whole genome shotgun sequence genome contains these proteins:
- a CDS encoding hypothetical protein (EggNog:ENOG503PY8B): protein MASKPREYNIPAHPNRDFWSSLWPTSSSPPAKATTVEPTPTYSVPKGSRRAKTPVISEEPSKSKKSKPIRTKSKSKSKSKKSSTSKGPGSWSEWYLSEDNEYFWRARKLPNDQWDYEKQPKPEPPQPEIQPLPHPHLKQYPNKPNPPPSPPNQTPNPSHTPTCNQYPNPAPQDNNRRRNPLSTSSSSSPSPSRTPLPNPTPTSNPPLPALKSHRSGRSALTNPKSSYPTIITKSTGRPTEAITTSNPSPRTSGLALTRIESISPIRKPSPLSKPPRTASQQQPAPKPPKVVNPPAKKSSSPKRPIGPVMWLFTEGRSRKGKSLASPPPPAGGGKEGGDGGVVITKNKGTGVSNSELAKKKKMLDRKIREGKVVDTKVDSKKRIRAWLGGVEGEEELIPLDGEGFPVYR, encoded by the exons ATGGCTTCCAAACCAAGAGAATACAACATCCCAGCACACCCCAATCGGGATTTCTGGTCATCACTATGgccgacatcctcctctcctcccgcgaAAGCCACGACAGTCGAGCCAACGCCGACCTATAGCGTCCCCAAGGGTTCTCGTCGTGCAAAGACGCCCGTCATATCCGAAGAGCCATCGAAATCAAAAAAATCAAAACCTATAAGGacaaagtcaaagtcaaagtcaaagtcaaagaaaagctcaacatcaAAGGGTCCTGGGTCATGGTCGGAATGGTACCTCAGCGAGGACAACGAGTACTTTTGGCGTGCGAGAAAACTTCCAAATG ATCAATGGGACTACGaaaaacaacccaaaccagaaccacctcaacccgagatccaacccctcccacatcctcACCTG AAACAATatcccaacaaacccaacccaccaccatcaccccccaaccagacccccaacccctcccacacccccacATGCAACCAATATCCCAACCCAGCTCCCCAAGATAACAATAGAAGACGCAACCCCTTAtccacttcttcctcttcatccccctccccatcgcgaacccctctccccaatccaacacccacctcaaacccccccctccccgccctcaaATCCCACCGCTCCGGCCGATCagccctcacaaaccccaaatcctcctatcccaccatcatcacaaagTCCACAGGCCGCCCAACAGAAgcaatcaccacctccaaccccagcccTCGAACCTCCGGCCTCGCCCTCACAAGAATAGAatccatctcccccatccgGAAACCTTCCCCTTTATCCAAACCCCCCAGGACAGCctcccagcaacaaccagcacccaaacccccaaaagtCGTCAACCCCCCTGCTAAAAAATCTTCGTCGCCAAAAAGGCCGATCGGGCCGGTAATGTGGCTTTTTACCGAGGGTAGGTCGAGAAAGGGGAAGTCATTagcctcgccgccgccacccgcgggaggggggaaggaaggaggggatgggggggtggtcatcaccaagaacaaggggACTGGCGTCTCGAATAGTGAGCTggcaaaaaagaagaagatgctgGATAGGAAGATTagagaggggaaggtggtggataCAAAGGTTGATAGTAAAAAGAGGATAAGGGCTTGGTTGggcggggtggagggggaggaggagctgattcctttggatggggaggggtttcCTGTTTATCGGTAG